The Primulina tabacum isolate GXHZ01 chromosome 16, ASM2559414v2, whole genome shotgun sequence genome window below encodes:
- the LOC142529636 gene encoding protein YIP4b-like — protein MSHSDTIPLNSSSQSDIDEIENLINYYPTSVLPARPPSPPRASIPVSSTPPPPPSFIPSNLPSPTIPKPNPIPSAAAPPRPPISSPPLPSATTNISASGFGSPPNTLTEPVWDTVKRDFSRIGSNLKLVVFPNPYREDPGKALRDWDLWGPFFFIVFLGLTLSWSASVKKSEVFAVAFALLAAGAIILTLNVLLLGGHIIFFQSLSLLGYCLFPLDVGALICMLKDNVIVKIIVVAVTLAWSSWAAYPFMSSAVNPRRKALALYPVLLMYVSVGFLIIAID, from the exons ATGTCTCACAGTGACACAATCCCGCTCAACTCCAGCTCGCAATCGGACATCGACGAAATCGAGAACCTCATCAACTACTACCCCACCTCCGTCCTCCCCGCCCGCCCTCCGTCCCCTCCACGCGCCTCCATCCCCGTCTCTTCCACTCCCCCGCCTCCTCCCTCCTTCATACCTTCAAATCTTCCTTCTCCCACCATCCCCAAGCCCAACCCCATCCCATCCGCCGCAGCTCCTCCCAGGCCTCCGATTTCCTCTCCACCTTTACCCTCTGCCACAACCAATATATCCGCATCTGGATTTGGGTCGCCGCCAAATACTCTGACAGAGCCCGTATGGGATACGGTGAAGCGGGATTTCTCGAGGATAGGGAGCAATTTAAAGCTGGTTGTTTTCCCAAATCCATATAGGGAGGATCCGGGTAAGGCCTTGAGAGACTGGGATTTGTGGGGACCATTTTTCTTCATCGTATTCCTCGGCCTCACTTTATCCTGGTCTGCTTCCGTTAAGAAG TCCGAAGTTTTTGCTGTTGCATTTGCGCTTCTTGCTGCGGGTGCTATCATTCTGACCCTGAATGTATTACTGCTG GGTGGTCACATCATCTTCTTCCAGAGCTTGAGTCTCTTAGGCTACTGCCTGTTTCCTCTCGACGTCGGTGCCTTAATTTGCATGTTGAAAGACAACGTAATAGTCAAAATTATCGTAGTTGCGGTGACATTGGCGTGGAGTTCGTGGGCAGCTTATCCATTCATGAGTTCTGCTGTAAACCCGAGGAGAAAAGCTCTTGCGCTTTACCCCGTTTTGCTCATGTATGTTTCTGTGGGATTTCTCATAATTGCCATTGATTAA
- the LOC142528751 gene encoding mitochondrial outer membrane protein porin 6-like: MAGSAAPFSEIGRRARDLLTKDYNYDQKFILSIPSSTGMGITATGIKKDQNFIGDISTQYRSGRSTVDVKVDTYSNVFIKVTVDDVLHGTKAAISFNVPDNKSGKLDVHYFHRRAAIHSSIGLNPTPLLEVAAAVGSKDIAIGGEISFDTTSSSFTKCNAGISFNKPDFSAALLLTDKGQTIKASYLHSVNPVNGTEIAAEMTHRLSSFENSFSIGSVHQINPLTLVKTRFSDNGKVAILSQREWRPKSLVTFSAEYDTKASNAPKLGLAIALKP, encoded by the exons ATCTTTTAACCAAAGATTACAATTATGATCAGAAGTTCATCTTGTCAATCCCAAGTTCTACTGGAATG GGAATTACAGCTACTGGTATAAAGAAGGATCAAAATTTTATCGGTGATATTAGTACACAGTACAGAAGTGGAAGGTCTACTGTTGATGTGAAAGTCGATACTTACTCAAAT GTTTTTATTAAGGTGACTGTAGATGATGTGTTACATGGGACAAAAGCAGCAATTAGCTTCAATGTGCCTGACAACAAGTCCGGAAAG CTTGATGTGCATTACTTTCATCGTCGTGCAGCCATCCATTCCAGTATTGGTCTGAACCCAACTCCTCTTCTGGAGGTTGCTGCAGCAGTTGGCTCCAAAGATATTGCGATTGGTGGTGAAATTAGTTTTGATACTACGTCGTCTTCTTTTACCAAGTGCAATGCTGGAATAAGCTTCAACAAGCCTGATTTTTCTGCGGCCCTTCTTCT GACTGATAAGGGACAAACCATTAAGGCTTCATATCTTCATTCAGTAAATCCTGTGAACGGAACAGAGATAGCAGCTGAAATGACTCACAGATTATCCAGCTTTGAGAACAGTTTCAGCATCGGAAGTGTGCACCAGATCAATCCTCTCACATTGGTGAAGACCAGATTCTCTGACAATGGAAAAGTTGCTATTTTGAGCCAACGAGAATGGAGGCCCAAATCACTCGTAACCTTTTCAGCCGAGTATGACACAAAAGCTAGCAATGCCCCAAAACTTGGCCTTGCTATTGCTCTCAAGCCCTGA